Genomic window (Streptomyces cadmiisoli):
CGTGAGATGGCCGAGGAAGTCGCCCCACACGGCGGGGGACACGGCCATCCGCGGTCCCTGCCGGTCCTTGGAGTCACGGACGTGCACGGTGGAGGGGGTGAGGGCGATCTCTACGCAGTCGCCCGAACCACCGCTGCTGTAACTGCTCTTGAACCAAGCCAGTTCGCTGGTGCTCATAGGTCTCCTTGCATCCGCCGCAACAGGCTCGTCGAGTCCTTGAGAGTGAGAGCCTGTGAGCGCATCCTGGCATACCGCATCTGGAGCATGCTGACCACCTTCGGGTCAGCGATGAACTGGCCGCTTTCCTGGCCCTCGCAGTAGGCGAACCACTTGTTCTCCGGGGTTTCCAGCAGTTGCATGGGACCGTCCAGCCCTGCGTGTGACTCCTGTTCCGTCGGCATGATCTGGATCTCGATGTTCCGCAGCGCCGCCATCTCCAGTAAATGGCCGACAAGCTGCCGCGTGACCGCCTCGCCTCCGGTCCGCCGCCGGAAGAGGTGTTCCTCCAGGATGAAGCTGAACGCCGTGTTGGGGCGTTCCCGTAACAGCCGTTGCCGTTCCGCACGGGCCGTCCACTGCGCCTCGATCTGCTCGTCACCCAGGGGCGGAAGCTGATTCGTGAACAACGTTCGCCCGTAGGCTTCTGTCTGCAACAGTCCTGGAATCAACCGGCATTCGTACGTGTACAGCGTGATGGCCGCCTTCTCCATGTGCGCCCAGCGCCTGAACCACGCCGCCAGCCCGGGTTGCCGACCCAGGTGCTCCGCCGCCCTGCGCAGCGCCCCCGTGTTGCCCAGCACCTCCTCCGCCCGCTCCACGAACGCCGGATCCGGCATACGCCTGCCCAGCTCCACCGACGCCACGGTGTGTTTGGAGTAACGCACCCGCTCGCCCAGCTCCTGTCGGCTCAGCCCCGCGTGTTCCCGTAACGCCTGGACCATCGCTCCGAACGTCCGCATGCTGTCGGACGACTCGGGCTCGCCACCGCTACCCACCACACCCTCGACGACCATCGGTCACCTCCGCGCCCCATGGTCACGGCCCGTCACGAGTACAGTCCAGCCCGCGACCGCGTACGCCGCCCCCGCGTACGCGGCCGATGCCTGGTGAACCGCCCTTTCCGGCCCTCACATTGGGCCCATGAGCGCATCACCCTCCGCCCGCCCGCCGGTTACCGTACGTGTGTTCACGCAGCGGTTGAGTTCCACGCCGCGAGGTGCCCGGCTCGCCAGGTACCTCGCGCTGAACCAGCTCGTCGCCTGGGGCGTCCCGCGTGGCACGGACCTCCTGGACATCGTGGCCGTCGTCGTCGCCGAGCTGGCCGCGAACGCCGTGACCCACGGCCGGGTGCCGGGCCGGGACTTCGAACTGCGGCTCGCCCTGGTCCCCGGCAGCGTCCGGATCGAGGTCACCGACACGCGCACCGCGCCCTGCCCGGCCGGTCCCGGTGACGTACGGCCCCCATGTCCGTCGGACGAATCGGGGCGGGGCCTGGTGCTGGTCGAAGCCCTGGCCGACCGGTGGAAGGTGCTGGACCGGAGTCCGGCGCCGGGGAAGACCGTGCGCGCGGAGGTGGACCTGCCGGGATGGCTCCGGCTGTTCCGTACGTGACGGAACAGCACGCCGACCCCGTGGGTCAGCCCGTCTGCCCCATCCCGGCCGCGTTCGGCCAGTGGGTGGCGCCCGGCCAGCCGGTCGCGGGTGCGGTGGCCAGGCCGGCCGGTACACCGGGGCCGGTCATGCCCCGCACCTGGGCGGCGGTGAGGCCGCCCCGGGCGGGCACACCGGGCGGGGTGGGGCCGGAGGGCTGCTGGGGGATCGCCTGGGGCGGCATGGCCTGCGGCATCGCGGGCTGCGGGATCGCGGGCTGCGGGATCGGGGGCTGGGGGACGACCTGCTGGGGGATGGCGGGCTGGGGGAACGGCGGCTGGGGGGCGAGCGGTTGGGGGTACGACTGGACCAGTTCGGGCTGGGGCACCGCCTGGGCGACCGCGGGCAGCGGGAGCTGGGGTTGGGGCGGCGGGAACTGCTGGGGTACGGCCGGTGGCGGGAAGGCCTGCGCGGCGGCCGGCATGGGCATCTCCGGCCCGCCGGGCTGCGGCGCGGCCGGCATCGGCATACCGGTGCCGGCGGCCGGGGCGGCTGCCGGGCCCGGGCCACCGGCACCGGCCGCACCGATGGCGCCGACGGCCTGAGCGGCAAGGCCGTGCATCCCGGCGCCATTGGTGGCACTGACGAGCCGGTCCACCGCCGCCGTGCCCGAGCTGTAGCTGGTCCCGGTGCCCAGCTCGGGCACGGCGGCTCCCCTCCTGGTCCCGTAGAGCACCTGTTCCAGGCCGGACACCAGGCGACGCACGTCCACCTGGGGGCGCACCACGAGCCGCAGGAAGCGGCTGGAGGATCCGATCTTGTTGCCGCACTCCCGGACCAGGACCCGGTGCTCGGTCAGCAGCCGGTCCCGGACCACGGTGCCCTCGGCGCCCACGGGCAGGCGCACGAAGAGGAAGTTCCCCTGGGAGGGGTAGACCGTGAGGCCGGGGAGCGCGGAGAGCTGGCTGGCCATCTCCAGCCGGTCGCGGCGGACCTGCTGGAGGCTCTGCGTGTACTCCGCGCCGTGCTCCTTCAGCATGAACACCACGTGCTCGGCGAAGGAGTTGAGATTCCACTTGGGCAGCATCGAGCGGATCCGGCCGGCCAGCGCCGGGTTGGCCACCAGATAGCCGAAGCGGATGCCGTGCAGCCCGAAGTTCTTGCCGAGGCTGCGCAGCACGACGACGTTGGGCCGGATCATCGCCTCCTGGACGACGCTGGGCTCTGCCTCGGCGTCGGCGAACTCCAGGAACGACTCGTCGATCACGACCAGGTCCCGGTCCGCCATCGCGTCCATGAACTGCACGACCGAGTGCTTGTGCAGAAAGCCGCCGTCGGGGTTGTTGGGGTTGCAGATGACGGCGACTCGGGTGCCGCGGGCCCGGATGAACTCGGCGTACTGCGCGAGGTCCAGGGCGAAGCCGCCGGACTCCTGGAGCGGGAACATGTCGACCCGCTTGCCGGTCTCCATCGGCTGGTCGGTCCAGCGGCCGAAGGTGGGGACGGGGACGGCGAGGGACTCACGGACCAGCAGGTGGTCGATCCAGGTGATCAGCTCGGTCGATCCGTTGCCCATCGCCACGCACTGCGGCGGGAGCTGGAGCAGGCTGCACAGTTCGGCGGTGATGGTGTCGGCGCTGCTCGGGTAGTACGTGATGATGTCCCGCAGCCTGCTCGCCATGTCGTCGAACATGGCCGGGGTGGGGAAGTACGGATTGCAGGGGATGCAGAAGTCCACCGGGCCGGCCCCGTCCCCGCCCTCCCGCGCCAGCGCAGCCATGGAGGGGCTGTGCGCCGCGGTGCTGCGGAACAACGACGTGACGTTGTCGGCCATGGAACCTCCGAGTGAGGCGGGCCCGGTGGGGAGGTCCGGGCCCGTCGTCCGGGTGGCCCGCGCGGGGGAGCACGGGCCACCCGTTCATACGTGTCGGGCCGAGGCGCCGTTCAAGCGGTGTGAGGAAAATGTGTGCTCACGCGCTGAACGAGTGCACCGTCGTCGACCGGTAGGTCTGCCCCGGCCGCAGCACCGTCGACGGGAACGACGGGTGGTTCGGCGAGTCCGGGTAGTGCTGTGTCTCCAGGCAGAGGCCGTCGCCCTGCCGGTAGACGGTGCCGCCGCTGCCGACGAGCGAGCCGTCCAGGAAGTTGCCGGAGTAGAACTGGAGCCCCGGCTCGGTGGTGGCGATCCGCAGGGTGCGGCCCGAGGACGGGTCGCGCAGGGTGGCGATGTGCCCGGGGCGGGAGGTGATGCCCTTGTCGAGGACCCAGTTGTGGTCCAGGCCCTTGCCGTGGAGCAGTTGCGGGTGCGCCACGCGGATGTCCTCGCCGACGGTCTTGGCGCGGCGGAAGTCGAAGGGGGTGCCGGCCACCTTCGCCAGTTCGCCCGTGGGGATCAGCCCCGCGTCGACCGGTGTGTAGCGGGAGGCGGCGATGGACAGCTCGTGGTCGTACACGGTGCCGCTCGACTCGCCGGCCAGGTTCCAGTACACGTGGCTGGTGAGGTTCACGACGGTGGCCCGGTCGGTGGTGGCCTCGTAGTCGATCCGCCAGTCGCCGTCGCGGGTCAGGGTGTAGGTGACCTTCGTGCGGAGCGTGCCCGGGTAGCCCATCTCGCCGTCGACGCTGGTGTAGTACAGGTGCAGGCCGACGTCGGAGCCCTTGGTGAACGGCTCCACGTCCCACACCCGCTTGTCGAAGCCCTGCGCGCCGCCGTGCAGGGTGTTCTCGCCGTCGTTGACGGACACCTGGTGGGTCCGGCCGTCCAGGGTGAAGCGGCCCTCGGCGATGCGGTTGCCGTACCGGCCGATCAGCGCGCCGAAGTACGGGCTGGAGGACACGTAGTCCTCGAGGGTGTCGAAGCCCAGCGAGACGTTGGTGTGCCGGCCGCGGCGGTCGGGGACCTCCAGGGACTGCACGATCCCGCCGTAGGAGAGGACCTTCAGGCGGGTGCCGCCGTTCTCCAGGGACCAGCGGTGGACCCTGGTGCCGTCGGCGAGCGTGCCGAACGGTGTCCGTACCGGCTTCCTGACCTCGGCGGCGTGCGCGGTGCCGAGGGTGGCGGCGGTGACTCCGGCTGCCGCGGCCCCGACGATGACCGTACGTCTGCTCATGTCCATGTGCGGCTCCTGCAAGGGAAGGGGCCCCGCCGAGCGGCGGGGCCCGGCGGGTCTACGAACCGACCTTGCGCTTGTTCCACACGTCGAACCCGACGGCCGCCAGCAGTACCAGGCCCTTGATGACCTGCTGCCAGTCGGTGCCGATGCCGACGAGGTTCATACCGTTGTTCAGCACGCCCAGGACCAGACCGCCGATGATCGCGCCGAGCACGGTGCCGACACCGCCGCTCATCGACGCGCCGCCGATGAACGAGGCCGCGATCGCCTCCAGCTCGAAGTTCAGGCCGGCCTTGGGCGAGGCCGCGTTGAAGCGGGCGGCGAAGACCAGACCCGCCAGGGCCGCGAGCATGCCCATGTTCAGGAAGACCAGGAAGGTGACCTTCTTGTCCTTCACGCCCGACAGCTTGGCCGCGGGCAGGTTGCCGCCGATCGCGTAGATGTGCCGGCCGATGATCGCGTTGCGCATCACGTAGCCGAAGCCGACGAGCAGCACACCGAGGATGAGCAGCACGATCGGGGCGCCCTTGTAGCTGGCCAGCAGCAGGGTGAGCGTGAGCACCGCGGCGGACAGCGCGATCAGCTTCAGCACGAACAGCTTGGTCGGCGGCACGTCCAGCGCGAACTCCTGCTGGCGCCTGCGGTCGCGGAACTCCTGGAACACCACGAAGGCGATCAGCGCGAACCCGAGCAGCAGGGTGAGGTTGTGATAGTTCGTCTGTGGACCGGTCTCGGGCAGGAAGCCGTTGGCGACCTTCTGCAGGCCCTCGGGGAACGGGCCGAGGGTCTGGCCCTCCAGGAAGATCTCGGTCAGCCCGCGGAAGATCAGCATGCCCGCGAGGGTCACGATGAACGACGGTATGCCGCCGTAGGCGATGAAGAACCCCTGTGCCGCGCCCGCCAGCGCGCCCATGGCCAGGCACAGGATCACGGCGACCGGCCAGGGCAGGTCGTTGCGCACCATGAACACGGCGGCCATCGAGCC
Coding sequences:
- a CDS encoding DUF397 domain-containing protein, coding for MSTSELAWFKSSYSSGGSGDCVEIALTPSTVHVRDSKDRQGPRMAVSPAVWGDFLGHLTK
- a CDS encoding aldose epimerase family protein; its protein translation is MDMSRRTVIVGAAAAGVTAATLGTAHAAEVRKPVRTPFGTLADGTRVHRWSLENGGTRLKVLSYGGIVQSLEVPDRRGRHTNVSLGFDTLEDYVSSSPYFGALIGRYGNRIAEGRFTLDGRTHQVSVNDGENTLHGGAQGFDKRVWDVEPFTKGSDVGLHLYYTSVDGEMGYPGTLRTKVTYTLTRDGDWRIDYEATTDRATVVNLTSHVYWNLAGESSGTVYDHELSIAASRYTPVDAGLIPTGELAKVAGTPFDFRRAKTVGEDIRVAHPQLLHGKGLDHNWVLDKGITSRPGHIATLRDPSSGRTLRIATTEPGLQFYSGNFLDGSLVGSGGTVYRQGDGLCLETQHYPDSPNHPSFPSTVLRPGQTYRSTTVHSFSA
- the mmsB gene encoding multiple monosaccharide ABC transporter permease, translated to MSTDVTARTPAPAPPGKGGTTSGDGLLQLLLDGMRRNMRQYGMLIALGLIVVLFAVWTDGDLLLPRNVSNLVLQNSYILILAIGMMLVIIAGHIDLSVGSLTAFIGSMAAVFMVRNDLPWPVAVILCLAMGALAGAAQGFFIAYGGIPSFIVTLAGMLIFRGLTEIFLEGQTLGPFPEGLQKVANGFLPETGPQTNYHNLTLLLGFALIAFVVFQEFRDRRRQQEFALDVPPTKLFVLKLIALSAAVLTLTLLLASYKGAPIVLLILGVLLVGFGYVMRNAIIGRHIYAIGGNLPAAKLSGVKDKKVTFLVFLNMGMLAALAGLVFAARFNAASPKAGLNFELEAIAASFIGGASMSGGVGTVLGAIIGGLVLGVLNNGMNLVGIGTDWQQVIKGLVLLAAVGFDVWNKRKVGS
- a CDS encoding ATP-binding protein; its protein translation is MSASPSARPPVTVRVFTQRLSSTPRGARLARYLALNQLVAWGVPRGTDLLDIVAVVVAELAANAVTHGRVPGRDFELRLALVPGSVRIEVTDTRTAPCPAGPGDVRPPCPSDESGRGLVLVEALADRWKVLDRSPAPGKTVRAEVDLPGWLRLFRT
- a CDS encoding pyridoxal phosphate-dependent aminotransferase; translation: MADNVTSLFRSTAAHSPSMAALAREGGDGAGPVDFCIPCNPYFPTPAMFDDMASRLRDIITYYPSSADTITAELCSLLQLPPQCVAMGNGSTELITWIDHLLVRESLAVPVPTFGRWTDQPMETGKRVDMFPLQESGGFALDLAQYAEFIRARGTRVAVICNPNNPDGGFLHKHSVVQFMDAMADRDLVVIDESFLEFADAEAEPSVVQEAMIRPNVVVLRSLGKNFGLHGIRFGYLVANPALAGRIRSMLPKWNLNSFAEHVVFMLKEHGAEYTQSLQQVRRDRLEMASQLSALPGLTVYPSQGNFLFVRLPVGAEGTVVRDRLLTEHRVLVRECGNKIGSSSRFLRLVVRPQVDVRRLVSGLEQVLYGTRRGAAVPELGTGTSYSSGTAAVDRLVSATNGAGMHGLAAQAVGAIGAAGAGGPGPAAAPAAGTGMPMPAAPQPGGPEMPMPAAAQAFPPPAVPQQFPPPQPQLPLPAVAQAVPQPELVQSYPQPLAPQPPFPQPAIPQQVVPQPPIPQPAIPQPAMPQAMPPQAIPQQPSGPTPPGVPARGGLTAAQVRGMTGPGVPAGLATAPATGWPGATHWPNAAGMGQTG
- a CDS encoding helix-turn-helix domain-containing protein, encoding MVVEGVVGSGGEPESSDSMRTFGAMVQALREHAGLSRQELGERVRYSKHTVASVELGRRMPDPAFVERAEEVLGNTGALRRAAEHLGRQPGLAAWFRRWAHMEKAAITLYTYECRLIPGLLQTEAYGRTLFTNQLPPLGDEQIEAQWTARAERQRLLRERPNTAFSFILEEHLFRRRTGGEAVTRQLVGHLLEMAALRNIEIQIMPTEQESHAGLDGPMQLLETPENKWFAYCEGQESGQFIADPKVVSMLQMRYARMRSQALTLKDSTSLLRRMQGDL